One Streptomyces sp. NBC_01237 genomic region harbors:
- a CDS encoding NlpC/P60 family protein — MASHRRPKPPHQAYTSVLTATAAAAVALSAQPASADPLPDPNKKGVQAQVDRLYEEATQTTEKYNGAKEKADTLQKQVADLQDTAARKQEALNTLRDRVGTIAAAQYRGGGITPSVQLMLSSDPDAYLDQASLMDRLSDRQISVLRAYESRQRVLRQQRTQAAEKLGDLENVRAEMGRQKKEIQGKLTKAQQLLNTLTAEERAKVAAKEERANRASDRTVLGNEASASGRTSSAFAAAKSRVGMPYVWGATGPGSFDCSGLTSWAFKQAGVSIPRTSQAQANAGTRINSLGALKPGDLIIMRTDLSHVGFYAGNGQILHAPKPGAQVRYESIARSGMPFMWGVRF; from the coding sequence GTGGCGTCCCACCGCCGTCCCAAGCCGCCCCACCAGGCGTACACGAGCGTGCTGACGGCCACCGCCGCCGCGGCCGTCGCCCTCTCGGCGCAGCCCGCGTCGGCCGATCCGCTGCCGGACCCGAACAAGAAGGGCGTCCAGGCGCAGGTCGATCGCCTCTACGAGGAGGCCACGCAGACGACGGAGAAGTACAACGGCGCGAAGGAGAAGGCCGACACCCTCCAGAAGCAGGTCGCCGACCTCCAGGACACGGCGGCCCGCAAACAGGAGGCGCTCAACACCTTGCGCGACCGGGTCGGCACGATAGCCGCCGCTCAGTACCGCGGCGGAGGCATCACCCCCTCCGTACAGCTGATGCTCTCGTCCGACCCCGATGCCTATCTGGATCAGGCCTCCCTCATGGACCGGCTGAGCGACCGTCAGATCAGCGTTCTCCGGGCGTACGAGAGCAGACAGCGCGTCCTGCGGCAGCAGCGCACGCAGGCAGCGGAGAAGCTCGGGGACCTGGAGAACGTACGCGCCGAGATGGGGCGCCAGAAGAAGGAGATCCAGGGCAAGCTCACCAAGGCCCAGCAGCTCCTCAACACCCTCACCGCCGAGGAGCGGGCCAAGGTCGCCGCCAAGGAGGAGCGCGCCAACCGCGCCAGCGACCGCACCGTTCTGGGGAACGAGGCCAGCGCCTCCGGACGTACCTCCTCGGCCTTCGCGGCAGCCAAGAGCCGCGTCGGCATGCCGTACGTGTGGGGCGCGACCGGGCCCGGCTCGTTCGACTGTTCGGGCCTGACCTCCTGGGCCTTCAAGCAGGCCGGCGTCTCGATACCCCGTACCTCGCAGGCCCAGGCGAACGCGGGTACCCGCATCAACTCACTGGGCGCCCTCAAGCCCGGCGACCTCATCATCATGCGCACCGATCTGAGCCATGTCGGCTTCTACGCCGGCAACGGCCAGATCCTTCACGCACCCAAACCGGGCGCCCAGGTCCGCTACGAATCGATCGCGCGCAGCGGCATGCCGTTCATGTGGGGTGTGCGCTTCTGA
- a CDS encoding BlaI/MecI/CopY family transcriptional regulator, with the protein MRQLGELEAEIMHRLWAWGRPATARDVLTDLNKKRPIAYSTVKTVADILYGKGMLRREKEGRAWVYEPTCTRQQYTAALMQQALGSNPDPAGALLSFVEQMSPDEADALRAALRTAKRRADG; encoded by the coding sequence GTGCGTCAGCTGGGTGAGCTGGAGGCGGAGATCATGCACCGCCTGTGGGCCTGGGGGCGGCCCGCGACCGCACGTGACGTCCTGACCGACCTCAACAAGAAGCGCCCCATCGCCTACAGCACGGTCAAGACCGTCGCCGACATCCTGTACGGCAAGGGCATGCTGCGCCGCGAGAAGGAGGGGCGGGCCTGGGTCTACGAGCCCACCTGCACGCGCCAGCAGTACACCGCGGCCCTGATGCAGCAGGCACTCGGCAGCAATCCCGACCCCGCGGGCGCGCTGCTGAGCTTCGTGGAGCAGATGTCGCCCGACGAGGCCGATGCCCTGCGCGCCGCCCTGCGCACGGCCAAGAGGCGGGCCGACGGATGA
- a CDS encoding M56 family metallopeptidase, which produces MTAAVALAGYALLAGVVVPAVLSRARWPHRAPAVGVLAWQGLMVTFVVSTALAVYHLVVREHHVHDGFLGLLSACGLAPDATTAPNSPTDDSSPLGAAAVLLAPAAIVLLPSAWLVRTVVRTRRARRRHLDLLTLVGLPVPEYGATVVEHGVPAVYCLPGRSCRVVVTRGALDVLSEAQLRAVLEHERGHLVGRHHLLHMETEAFALAFRGLPLARHAREQTALLLEMAADDRALRSHPREALAAAMCEIAGGRAPHAALGAAGAGGAGVLIRLRRVLAPQPEPHRVTWLGIVAASVLAPLLPLFLACGPTV; this is translated from the coding sequence ATGACCGCGGCCGTGGCGCTGGCCGGATACGCCCTCCTGGCCGGAGTCGTGGTGCCGGCCGTGCTGTCACGGGCGCGCTGGCCCCACCGGGCTCCGGCGGTCGGGGTCCTGGCCTGGCAGGGGCTGATGGTGACGTTCGTCGTCTCCACCGCACTTGCGGTCTACCACCTGGTCGTCCGCGAACACCATGTGCACGACGGTTTCCTCGGGCTGCTGAGCGCGTGCGGACTCGCCCCTGACGCCACGACCGCCCCGAACTCCCCGACGGACGACTCCTCGCCCCTCGGCGCCGCGGCCGTTCTGCTGGCCCCGGCGGCGATCGTGCTGCTCCCCTCGGCCTGGCTCGTCCGTACGGTGGTGCGGACCCGCCGTGCCCGTCGCCGTCACCTCGATCTGCTCACCCTGGTCGGCCTTCCGGTTCCCGAGTACGGCGCCACCGTCGTGGAGCACGGCGTGCCGGCCGTCTACTGCCTGCCGGGGCGCTCCTGTCGCGTGGTGGTCACCCGGGGAGCGCTGGATGTGCTCTCGGAAGCGCAGTTGCGCGCCGTGCTGGAGCATGAGCGCGGTCACCTCGTGGGCCGCCATCATCTCCTCCATATGGAGACGGAAGCGTTCGCGCTCGCCTTCCGCGGTCTGCCCCTCGCCCGGCACGCCAGGGAACAGACGGCCCTCCTGCTGGAGATGGCGGCGGACGACCGGGCCCTGCGTTCCCACCCGCGGGAGGCGCTCGCCGCCGCGATGTGCGAGATCGCCGGTGGCCGGGCCCCGCACGCCGCGCTCGGTGCGGCGGGTGCCGGGGGCGCGGGGGTGCTGATCCGGCTGCGGCGGGTCCTCGCTCCGCAGCCGGAACCCCACCGGGTGACTTGGCTCGGAATCGTGGCGGCGTCGGTTCTCGCCCCGCTGCTGCCGCTGTTCCTCGCGTGCGGGCCGACGGTCTGA
- a CDS encoding LLM class F420-dependent oxidoreductase, whose translation MKRHGVTIPLNSVPLSGHRRIIEELPDLGYTDAWTGEAAGYDGFTPLALAAAWAPSLRVGTAVVPVQTRGPALLAMTVATLAEAAPGRVAVGVGSSGPPFVTRINGIPFEHPYRHVRDTVRFLKAALAGKSVQGVFDSFTIEDYRPALRPDPVPPVLIGALRPQMLRLAAREADGLVTNFLAVEDVRPVLEAMGPEGAGKEVVARLFVCPTADTAYARARGRAMLGPILNARTYSAFHGWLGRDEELAASRRAWARGDFRGACEAVPDALVDALLVHGKPGECREQVARYVDAGVTTPLLAVLPVPEFGAGPDGMLSALRALAPAD comes from the coding sequence ATGAAGCGTCATGGAGTGACGATCCCGCTCAATTCCGTGCCGCTGTCGGGCCATCGGCGGATCATCGAGGAACTGCCCGATCTCGGCTACACCGATGCCTGGACGGGCGAGGCCGCCGGGTACGACGGCTTCACCCCGCTGGCTCTCGCGGCGGCCTGGGCGCCGTCGTTGCGGGTGGGCACGGCCGTGGTTCCCGTACAGACCAGGGGGCCCGCCCTGCTGGCCATGACGGTGGCGACACTCGCCGAGGCGGCGCCGGGGCGGGTCGCCGTAGGGGTCGGCTCGTCGGGCCCGCCGTTCGTCACGCGCATCAACGGCATTCCCTTCGAGCACCCCTATCGCCATGTCCGGGACACCGTGCGGTTCTTGAAGGCGGCACTGGCGGGCAAGTCGGTGCAGGGCGTCTTCGACTCGTTCACCATCGAGGACTACCGGCCCGCCCTGCGCCCCGATCCCGTGCCGCCCGTGCTGATCGGGGCGTTGCGGCCGCAGATGCTGCGCCTGGCGGCCCGGGAGGCGGACGGTCTCGTCACCAACTTCCTCGCGGTGGAGGATGTCCGGCCGGTGCTGGAGGCGATGGGTCCGGAAGGGGCCGGCAAGGAGGTGGTCGCCCGGCTCTTCGTCTGTCCGACCGCGGACACCGCGTACGCGCGGGCGCGGGGCCGGGCGATGCTGGGGCCGATCCTCAACGCGCGTACGTACTCGGCGTTCCATGGCTGGCTGGGGCGCGACGAGGAGTTGGCCGCCTCCCGTCGCGCATGGGCTCGCGGGGACTTCCGGGGTGCCTGCGAGGCGGTGCCCGACGCGCTCGTGGATGCCCTGCTCGTGCACGGCAAGCCCGGCGAGTGTCGGGAGCAGGTGGCCCGCTATGTCGACGCCGGGGTCACCACGCCCCTGCTCGCGGTGCTCCCTGTCCCGGAGTTCGGTGCCGGGCCGGACGGGATGCTGTCGGCGCTGCGGG